In the Raineyella fluvialis genome, GCCTTGGCGCGCGACGGCCGGCAGCGACGCATAGAAGGCCAGCGTCATCGCGGTGATCGAGATCGTCGCGCCGATACGCCCCATGGTTTGCTGAAGGGCGGCGGCCGTCGATGACCGTGAGACCGGGACCTCCTCCAGGGTCAGGGCGACGTTCGGTGTGATGACGGCGCCGGAGAACCCGCCCGTGACCAACAACAGCGCCGCGAGCAGCCACGGATTCACCGAGTCCGGGTGCAGGTTCGTCATGAGGTCGACACTGGCGAACCCGAGCAGGACCCCGGCCAGACTCGTCGTCACCAGTCGGCGTCCCCAGGTGTTGACCCAATGGCCGGCGCGGGCAGCGGCAGCGGCGGAGCTGACCGCGAACGGCATCTGGATCAGGCCCGCTTGCCAGGCGGGCAGCCCGAGCCCGGCCTGGAGGTAGAGGGCGAGGGAGAGGAAGAACCCAGCGAAGCCGAGGAAGTAGAACATCCCGATGACGGTGCCGTAGACGTACGACTGAGTCCGGACGAGTTCCCCGGGAGCGATGACGGAGCGGCCCGCGCTGTCCTCGCGACGCTCCCACAGGACGAACAGGACGATGCCGACCAGGGCGACGACGATCAGCCACCAGGGCGCGTCCGATACACGTGCCATCGACGTGGCGAGCACGAACGGCAGCATGACCGCGACGGTGATCACCGAGACCAGCAGGATGCCGGGGACATCGAGGCGGAGGTTCTGGCGATCCTCGCGCCGGTCCTGAGGCAGTCGGCGCAAGGCCAGCGGCACGATCACCGCGGCGATCGGGACGTTGATGAAGAAGATCGACCGCCAGCCGAGATAGTCCGGCAGGGCGGAGACGAGGAACCCGCCCAGCACCGGTCCGACGGCGGTGGACACGCCCACGACCATGCCGAGATAGCCGAACGCACGGCTCCGGGGCGGGCCGGTGAACAGCTGCTGGATGAACCCCGACACCGTGGGAATCAGGACGGCACCGAACACCCCCTGGACCAACCGCATCGCGATGAGCATCGCCGGGGTGGGGGACAGGCCACAGAGCAACGAGACCAGGCCGAATCCGCCGATGCCGATCACGTACATACGCTTGCGTCCGTAGACGTCCGACGCCCTCCCGGCAGCGGCGAGGGCGAGGGCGAACGACAGGGAATACCCGGCGACGATCCACTGCTCGTGGGTCGGATTCGCCCCGAGGTCACGACTCAACGTCGGCAGGGCCACGTTGACGATCGAGGTGTCGAGCAGCGCCATGAATGACGCGGTGACAATGATCGTGAACAGACCCCAGGGTGGTTCGTCCGGATCGTCGGCGCTCACCTCTCCGAGGCTAGCCCGACGGGCCGCACCTGCGCGTTAGCATTCGGACGTTCACGGCTTTCGGCGAAGAAGGTGACCTTGCTGAGGAACGCGCGGAATCGCACGGCGTCCACCTCGCTGGTGATGCCCCGT is a window encoding:
- a CDS encoding MFS transporter, with protein sequence MSADDPDEPPWGLFTIIVTASFMALLDTSIVNVALPTLSRDLGANPTHEQWIVAGYSLSFALALAAAGRASDVYGRKRMYVIGIGGFGLVSLLCGLSPTPAMLIAMRLVQGVFGAVLIPTVSGFIQQLFTGPPRSRAFGYLGMVVGVSTAVGPVLGGFLVSALPDYLGWRSIFFINVPIAAVIVPLALRRLPQDRREDRQNLRLDVPGILLVSVITVAVMLPFVLATSMARVSDAPWWLIVVALVGIVLFVLWERREDSAGRSVIAPGELVRTQSYVYGTVIGMFYFLGFAGFFLSLALYLQAGLGLPAWQAGLIQMPFAVSSAAAAARAGHWVNTWGRRLVTTSLAGVLLGFASVDLMTNLHPDSVNPWLLAALLLVTGGFSGAVITPNVALTLEEVPVSRSSTAAALQQTMGRIGATISITAMTLAFYASLPAVARQGGHAGGIENATYSGAFSMSLHVTEVCFLVAFTIAVLDGRRRRLQQA